In Armatimonadota bacterium, the genomic stretch TGTGCTTTGCCGTCTGGACGATGTACGGTGTGCTGGGCGCATTTTTGGTCGATAAGCAGATCATTCCGATCTCCAAAGAGCAGCTCGGTTGGCTCCTTGGTGTCCCCATTCTCACCGGGTCGATCATGCGGTTGCCGGTCGGGCTACTCACGGACCGTTTTGGGGGCAAGCCGGTCTACATTGGCGTGATGCTCCTTGCGACCGCCGGAGTTGCATCCGTGAGTTTCGCAACTACGTTCGCCCATCTCGTGATCTCGGGGCTCATTTTTGGGATGAGCGGCGCGGCTTTCGCGGTCGGCATCGCCTACACTTCCGTGTTTTTTCCCAAGGAAAAGCAAGGAACTGCGCTCGGGATCTTTGGAGTTGGAAACGCGGGCTCGGCGTTAACCACCCTGCTTGCTCCCCTCGCGTTGCAAAGACTTACTCAAGAGGGCAACGAATTGGAAGGGTGGCGCACTTTGCCTCTGATCTATGCGGCATGCCTTTTTGGAATGACGATCCTGTTTGCGCTCTTTACGAAGAATCGGGTTACGGAAGGAGCGAGCCAAAAAACGCTCCGCACCATGCTTGCCCCTCTCAAGTCGGTTCGAGTTTGGCGATTCGGTGCGTACTACTTTCTTGTGTTTGGGGCGTTCGTTGCCCTGGCTCAGTGGCTTGTACCTTACTACCTCAACGTCTACGGAATGAGCCTCGCGATGGCAGGCCTGATGGCGAGCATCTTTAGCCTTCCGAGCGGCTTAGTTCGTGCCCTTGGAGGGTGGATGAGCGATAGGTTCGGGGCCCGAGCCACGATGTACTGGGTGCTGGCGAGTTGCGTGGTCTTGTTCGCGCTGGTCGTCGCGCCGCGCATGGACATCATGTCCCCAGGGGAAGGAGTTCTGGCGGACCGAGCCGGAACCGTGACTCAGGTCGGTCAAGATCGGATTCAAATTGATGATCAGTCGTATGCTTTGAAGACGGCCCGTGGCTCGACCCAAACCCTGTCGAGCAAGGGTTCGAGCCTTTCTGAGGGCACGATCATCCTCCCCAGAAGTCAGTCATGGCAGGCGCCGGTGGTGCAGGTGGGCCAAAAAGTTAAGAAGCGCGAGCTACTTGCCCGCGGTGTGACTCACGTTTACTTTCAGGCCAACGTGTGGGTGTTTACAATTATCGTTTTCTTGGCGGGAATCATGATGGGGATCGGGAAAGCCGCCGTGTATCGCCACATCCCCGACTATTTTCCGAATGACGTCGGCGTCGTGGGTGGAATCGTTGGGGTCATTGGCGGGCTCGGCGGATTTGTGTGCCCGATTCTGTTTGGCTACCTGCTAAAACTGACCGGACTCTGGACCTCTTGCTGGCTGCTCCTGGCCCTTATTAGTGTTGTTTGTCTGGTTTGGATGCACGTCACGATCCTTAAGATGGCAAAGCAGGCTCCGGCGACTGAGTAGAGCAGCGCGTTCACCAGAGCCCCAGGACTATGATGCTTGGGCCATTTGGACTTCTATGACGGGCATCATAACGCGCCGTGAGCGGATCATCGACAATGAGGAAAGACAAAGAGTCCGACCCATGAAGACAGAGAACGACACTCAGATAGTTCAAGAATGGCAACCTAACGATCCTGCCTTTTGGGAGTCAACCGCGAAGCCAATCGCCTGGCGGACGTTGTGGATCACTACGTTCTGCCTTCTTCTGAGCTTCTCCACCTGGTTCATGGTGAGCGCACTGGTCGTGAAGCTCTCCGGGATCGGATTCAAATTCACGCCCCAAGAACTGTTCTGGCTGACCGCCATGCCCGGCCTCGCGGCTGGAACTTTGCGCATAGTCCACACTTTTCTCATCCCGATTTTTGGCACACGGAAAACGGTAAGTATCTCGACGTTGCTCTTGGCGATCCCTTGTGTGGGCTGGGGGTATGCAGTCATGAACCCTCAAACTCCGCTCTCAACCTTTTTGGTTCTGGCGTTTCTCGCGGGTTTGGGTGGGGGCAACTTCAGCTCATTTATGCCGAGCACATCCTTGTTCTTCCCAAAATCCAAACTGGGTACAGCACTCGGGATTCAAGCGGGAATCGGCAATTTTGGCGTGAGTGTTGCGCAGTTCCTCATCCCCGCCATTCTCGGGATCGCCCTGGTGGGTAGTTCGCAAACTTTAACCAACCCAAAGACCGGGGCGACCAGCAACATCTATCTTCAGAACGGGGCACTGATTTGGGTGCCTCTTGTGCTCTTAGGTGCTGTGGTCGCTTGGTTTGGGCTTCGGGACGTGCCGGTTCAGGCCAGCTTTAGGGAGCAACTCGATATTTTCAAGGAAAAGCACACGTGGGTCATGACCTCACTCTACATCATGACCTTCGGGTCGTTTAGTGGCCTAGCAGCTGCTTTTCCGTTAATGATCAAGCAACTTTACGGCGGATTCGATGGCGCACCGGATCCACTGGCTTTTGCATTTCTGGGGCCGCTGGTTGGGGCAGGAGTCCGTGCTGCCGCAGGGCCAGTCGCAGACAAAGTTGGCGGGGCAAAGGTGACGATGGTCAGCGGGATCGGAATGCTGGCGTGCAGTATTGCAATCCTGCCATTTGCGAATCCAGGCTCAATGGCCAGTTGGAGCGGCTTCCTGTGGCTGATGCTCGGCATCTTTTTCTTTAGCGGCATCGGCAATGCGAGCACATTCAAGCAAATCCCTATGATTTTCCCGCCGCGCCAGGCGGGGGGCGTCATCGGATGGACTTCCGCGATTGCGGCCTATGGGCCGTTCGCATTCAGTCTGATTCTCGGCTCAGTGCTCGGTTCGGGTCGCAATGCGGCCCCGTTCTTCGTAGGCCTTGCCGCATTCTACGTGATCAATATCGGACTGAATTGGTGGTTCTATTCCCGAAAAGGGGCTGAAAAACCCTGCTAAGCCATCTAGTGGACGTTACCGGTATGACAATCATCATGGCGGCGGCCCGACTGAGCCCTCAATAATGAAAACCATGATCAAAGAGCGGCCTTCGTTGACTCTGCTTCCGATGCGTTCGACGATACCCGTCGCCAGGTCGGGCACGGATCGGGCGGAGACCCAGGTGTACCGCCCCTTTTTTGTGAGCGGCATCATCACCGTATTGACGGTGGGTTGTCTGCTCGGGGCGATTGCCTTGATGGGTATCGCTCGGCAAGGAAGCTATACGGCTTCCGCCTGGACCCCCTACGTCTTGGCTCACGCCAACTCGCAGCTCTTTGGGTGGGTCGGCTTCTTTGTGATGGGCTTTGCCATGCAACAGCACGGAACCACGCTCGCCAAGAGCGCGTCGTTTCACAAGATCGCCTGGTGGGCTCTAGGCAGCATGGGAGCCGGTATTACGCTGCGATTCGCAGCCGAACCTCTCGCCCAGCAAGATGCCTCACGCTGGCTTTGGTTAGGACTAGTCTCTGCTAGCATTCAGATCGTTGCTGTGGCGTTGTTCCTTTACAACATCGGAGCTAACCGATACCGGAAGGGGGAACCTCTCACGTGGCCAACAGCGTTCGTATTTGCCTCCTTGGGGTGCTTGCTCTTGGTCTCCCTAGCCGAGCCAGTAGCATTTGCGCTTAGTCACCAGCCGAGTCGAGAGGCTTCGATTGCCTTTGTCGCCCAATGGTTCACGCCTCTTCGGGAACTGCAATTTTTGGGCTTTGTGGCGATGATGATTTTCGGTGTCGCGGCGAGCAAGTTCCCCGGATGTCTTGGTTTCCGAGCCGCTGATTCAGGTTGGGGCCTTGCCGCATTCGGACTCTGGTCGAGTGGGCTGATCGCCCGGGTGGTGGGTTGGAACGTGTATTTTCAGTCCGGGCTCATGCCGGGCACAGATTTGTGGTTTCGGCTCGGCGGCGTTCTGTTGGCTCTGGGGGCGGGGGCGATGACACTTTCTTTGGGTGTCTTCAGCCCCGTGCGCCATGCGAATCCAAGTCAGAAGTTCATCCGCTCTGCTTTTGCCTGGTTGCTGATTGCCGGCGCGCTTCTGATCCTAGAGCCCTTGCATTTGCGGGCGATAGGCGCTCCGTTTTCGCACGCCTACACCGGCGCGATCCGCCATGCGGTGACGGTGGGATTCATTTCACAAATGATCGTAGCGGTGGGCTACCACTTGGTCACGAAAATGCTGATGCTCGATGAGCGAAAGGTTCCCGCCCTATGGAGTGTCTTTGTTCTGCTGAACGTGGGCAATGCGGCACGGGTCGGTTTGGAAATCATCACGGACGTGAATCGCTCTGCCTTCGCCCCAATGGGCTGGACCGGTTTCGTGGAATTGCTCGGTCTCGGCATTTGGGCTACGGTCATGCTCAGATTCTTGCTCCGAAGGAGCCAGACCTATGCGACAAGCTGCTGATACGATTCGAACCATTCTGGATGGCTGCGGCCTGGGCCATGGCAGTAATCCTGCGAGCCTGGACCGCCTCCAAGCCGCCAGCGAGTTGAGAACATTTGACGAAGGGGCCTACCTCTGGCGTCGTTCGGCTCCAGCAAGATTCTTCTGTGTTCTCGTGTCCGGTTTGGTCAGACTCACTCAAGAGGCGCACTGTGGAAAGCAAGTGGTAGTTGAGCTTCTTGGCCCCAGCGATTGCACCGGCTTGCTCGCGACCCTCGGCAATGTATCTCATCCGTTCTCCTGCTTGGCTCTAACCGATGTTGAGGCCCTGATCGTTGACAGTGATGCCTGGCGGGATGCCACCTTTAATGACCCAGAGCTGCTCCGAAAAGCGACCAGTGCGGCCGTACCGCGTATGTTGGGGGGATACGGGTTTATGGCGGCCATGGCCACTGGCGAAGTGGAAGCTCGATTGGCGCTTGCTTTATTGCGGCTCGATGAGATCAACGCCCGGGATCACGGCCTGGCGACTCCCATCCACCTCACTCGCAAGGCTCTGGCCGAAATCGGGGTCACCACAGTTGAAAGCGCCATCAGGATCACCTCCCGGTGGAACAAAGCAGGAACGATTCTAACGGGCCACAAAAGCCTCACCGTCCTTGACCGGGCCAGTCTCTATTCGACGGCCCACTTGGCCGACTGTAATAAAGTCTTGAGCTCCGACGGCGTATTGACTCCTCTGCACCATTCGGGCTGAACCCCAAGCCGGAGTAAGTCCGATTCGTTGACGATTTCCACGTCCAAGGCCTCCACCCAATCCATGATTCTGGGCGAATCAACAAGGGAGAGCCTCTCCCAGGCATGGCGACAATAAACACCGCACAAAGGTTGCAATCGACCATTGATAGAGGGAATTGCAGCTTCTTTGTCGCCTAGACGGGATTTAAGAGCCCTCGCGACGGCCCCGTCAAAGAGGGGTACATCGCAGGAAAGAACGAAGACAAGATGGCTTGAAGGGCAGAACGCGCGAAGGGCCGCGAGAGGCCCGCGCTCAACCTCGTTATCGGGATGGAAGCAATAGCCATCGAGGGGAGTGCGACCCAGAATAGTGGGTTCCCAACCGGCTTCCCGCAACATTCGTGCTAACCGGACGGCAAGCGGCTCGCTCTCAATCAAGATTGAAGCCTTATCGAAACCCATCCGGCGGCTTGCTCCACCAGTCAACAGGACAGAAGACTGGTCAGCATGATCGATATCATAGTGCGTCACCGCCTGGCCTTCCATACTCTTGACTATGGCACGGTTGCCAAAACGATATGTCCGGTTCTTTGAAGACTTTCCCGAGGTCGGGAAGGCCTACGAGACCTACGGAGAAGCAGTTGCAACCGCAGGACCGCTCGACGAAAAGACCCGATGCCTCATGAAACTCGCGATGTCCTTCGGTGCTCGTCTCGAAGGAGGCGCAAAGAGCCATGCTCACAAGGCCCTCCAAGCTGGGGCAACCGTTGAAGAGTTGCGCCATGTTGCATTGCTCGCCGCGCCGACGTTGGGATTTCCGCACATGATGGCTTGCCTTAGCTGGATTGATGCAGTTCTTGAAGAGGAAAAGCCATGACTAAGAGCCCACCCAAAAATCCACTCCCCATCGCGATCATCGGTGGCTTGATTTCTTCACTCGGTCTCCTCACAGCCGTTTACTTCGGTTCAGGCAAGCTCACTCGCTTCGATTCGCCGCTGGCGGCCTACACGGCAGCAACCATTTTTGCTGCCTTCGCATTTGCCTACCGTTACTTGATGTGGATTCAAAGACCCGCGACCTGGCGTTACTTTGTCGCTTCGTGGAAGCTCTTTATGGAGCCCAAAAAGCTCGTTCGGAACATCTTCAAACTCATCGGTTTGCTGGTCAACAACATAGTCCTTCAGAAGTTCATTGGAAAGCGAAGTACAACTCGGTGGCTCGCCCACATGGGCATGGCGTGGGGTTGTTTGATCGCTTTTGCGATTACTTTTCCGTTGAGCTGGGGTTGGATTCAATTTGGCGTCGCACCGGATGGATACAACTATCAGGTCGAATTCATGAGCATTCCCCAGTTTGCGTTCGACCCGAACAGCATCGTTGGATGGCTCCTCTTTAACGGCCTCAACATCAGCGCGTTTCTCGTCTTGGGAGGCATTGGCCTCGCAATGCATCGCCGCGTTTTCCAGCACGGAGCCCATGCTGTCCAATCCATTGAAAACGACTTGATTCCGCTCGTTCTGCTTTTTGCGGTCTCCATCACGGGCGTGATGATCACGGCGAGCTACAAGCTGATGGGAGGGGCTCACTTTAGCTTCGTCTCGCTGTTACATGCATTCACCGTGATCATCCTGTTGCTTTGGATGCCGTTCGGCAAGCTCTTTCACGTGATCCAGCGCCCGGCTCAGCTTGGGGTTGCGTATTACAAGGAAGCGGGAATTGAGGGCCCTAAGGCGGTATGTATTCGCTCGGGGGATGAGTATCAATCCAAGCTACACCACGATGATTTGGTCGAGGTGATGAAGGAGGTCGGCGTGGACTTCGGCGATCACCAAAATCTGTCACCTGCTGAGAAGCGCAAACTCATCGCCATCAATCAGCTCGCCGCGATGGAGGATCGCTCGTTCGTTGGCTGAGGGAGTAACGCCCTCCACGGTACGGAGGGCGTTAAGCATGCACAACTCTAAGTTCAAATTGGCGGCCCCGGAGGGAATCGAACCCCCGACGCCCTCCTTAGGACTGACATTTTCTAGGTTCAAAGAGGCTGAGGGTTCGTCCGCCGTTGAACCTAATCGACCGTCGTCTTCCACCGCGTTGGAGAGACCTTGGAGAGACCAAAAACTCCGCGTCTCAGCCAGCTTCATTGAACTCTTCGGGAACTCCGAAGAGTTCGCTTTCTCCGCGACTGGCGCGTCCAGTGCTGCAGTGTCCTGGCACTTTTGAAACTTGGTTTACGTCATACTGACGGAACGTGGAAGTTTTCGGCGCGGTGAAATCGGTGGCAGGGCGAGCATTGCTTGCTCTGGTACTTGTGCTGACCCAGTTCCACTTCTGCGAATCAATTTACGTGCGTGACTCTGGCGAAGTTTGCCGAGAGTGCTTGGTCATCGACGATCACGGTGCGGGTGAGGCTGAAATTGATCAGCCACATGGCGACTGCCATGACTGCTGTGAAATTCGAGAATGCGAGACGCCAAAGGCTTTTGAAACTTCCGCGCCCAGCCAGCAGTTTGCGTTCGATTTCGCAATTCTCCCCGAGCCTCTGGCTATGCCGGAGGTCATGGATGGCGGCGTCCCGTGGAAGTCGTTTCCATTTGATAGCGGGGCTCCGGCGACCGGACCACCCCTTGTTCATTTATCCCGCGGGCCCCCTGCTCTCCTTTTCGTTCAGCCGTCTGCTGGACGCAAGGTCGAGTCTTTGGCGTAGCCGCTCGCTCTCTGCTCCAGCCCTGAAACGCATTGGAGCATCCATTGAAGAGAACACTCATCATTCCTGTATTGCTGGCATCAGCATTTTGCCAAGCACAAACTCAAATCTCAGCCACTGACGCCCTCAAACTGGCGTCTCAAAACCGTCCCAGCCTTGCGGCATCTCGACTCGGAGTTGAACAAGCTCGCCTTTCTGCGCGGGCATTGAGCGCACTTCCGCCGCTCAACCTCGCCGCAGGGGCAAGTTCGCGAAGCGAAGTAGGAGCGACAGACCAAGACCTAGCTCTCACTCAAGAAATCGACATCTTTGGCAGAAGACGTGCTTCCGGTCGGGTTGGCGAAGCTGACGTACAGCTTGCTCTCGCCAGATACCGGAAAGAGGCTGGATTACTCCAATCAGAGGTGCTCACCGCGTTTGCCATTGCCGTATCTGCCAGCCACCAGCGGGAAGTTGCAACCGAACTGCTCGAAGTCGCTGAGGGACTCCTCAACGCCACCAAGCGGCGATTTGATGAGGGAAAGGTGGCAGAGCTTCAGGTGACAAGAGCGACAATCGAGTTTGAGCGAGCAAAGCAGACAAGGGAACTCAAAGACGCCGACTACCAAGCTGCGATGACAAGGCTGGCAAGCCTACTCGCTGTTCCTCAAGGCGAACTTAGCGTCGTCCCGGATGCCGCCATAGAGCCCGTCGCGATCCCGAGCATCATGGATCGTCCTGACATTCTAGAAATCAGAGCCGAGGTGGCCAAGGCGTCGGCGGAAGCAGGGTTCGCCAAGGCAACCTCTCGACCTGAGTTTAGCCTTCAAGTCGTTCGGTCACCGTGGTCAAACGACCGAGGCTACTTCGTGGGGAGGGCGCAATTCTCATGGAATCTGTGGGACCACGGCCGAGCACGAAATGAGGTTAGGGCCGCAAACCTCCGGGCTGAAGCAGCAGCCAAGGCACTGTCGGATGCTACCGCACGGGCCGAGCAAGAATTTGCCGCTGTCCAGATCGAGTTAGAGTCTCGACAGGTGCGAATCAAGAGCTACGAGGCGATTCTTGTGTCCGCAAAGGACCTCGTGGTGAAGTCCCAGAAGGGATTTGCGGAGGGATTTGGAACGCAGGTGGACGTTCTTGAAGCGACCAGGGCGCTTCGAGAGGTAGAGCAGGAACTCGTGGAAGCCAGGCAGCAGCTTGCTTTCGCGGTGATCAAGCAGTACGAGGCCTCTGGCTACCTAGTCGAGGTGCTCAAGTGAAGAAGTTCGTACTCTATCTCCTCGCGCTTTTGCTGTTGTCGGGTTGTGGAAG encodes the following:
- a CDS encoding NarK/NasA family nitrate transporter, coding for MKTENDTQIVQEWQPNDPAFWESTAKPIAWRTLWITTFCLLLSFSTWFMVSALVVKLSGIGFKFTPQELFWLTAMPGLAAGTLRIVHTFLIPIFGTRKTVSISTLLLAIPCVGWGYAVMNPQTPLSTFLVLAFLAGLGGGNFSSFMPSTSLFFPKSKLGTALGIQAGIGNFGVSVAQFLIPAILGIALVGSSQTLTNPKTGATSNIYLQNGALIWVPLVLLGAVVAWFGLRDVPVQASFREQLDIFKEKHTWVMTSLYIMTFGSFSGLAAAFPLMIKQLYGGFDGAPDPLAFAFLGPLVGAGVRAAAGPVADKVGGAKVTMVSGIGMLACSIAILPFANPGSMASWSGFLWLMLGIFFFSGIGNASTFKQIPMIFPPRQAGGVIGWTSAIAAYGPFAFSLILGSVLGSGRNAAPFFVGLAAFYVINIGLNWWFYSRKGAEKPC
- a CDS encoding TolC family protein, yielding MKRTLIIPVLLASAFCQAQTQISATDALKLASQNRPSLAASRLGVEQARLSARALSALPPLNLAAGASSRSEVGATDQDLALTQEIDIFGRRRASGRVGEADVQLALARYRKEAGLLQSEVLTAFAIAVSASHQREVATELLEVAEGLLNATKRRFDEGKVAELQVTRATIEFERAKQTRELKDADYQAAMTRLASLLAVPQGELSVVPDAAIEPVAIPSIMDRPDILEIRAEVAKASAEAGFAKATSRPEFSLQVVRSPWSNDRGYFVGRAQFSWNLWDHGRARNEVRAANLRAEAAAKALSDATARAEQEFAAVQIELESRQVRIKSYEAILVSAKDLVVKSQKGFAEGFGTQVDVLEATRALREVEQELVEARQQLAFAVIKQYEASGYLVEVLK
- a CDS encoding Crp/Fnr family transcriptional regulator: MRQAADTIRTILDGCGLGHGSNPASLDRLQAASELRTFDEGAYLWRRSAPARFFCVLVSGLVRLTQEAHCGKQVVVELLGPSDCTGLLATLGNVSHPFSCLALTDVEALIVDSDAWRDATFNDPELLRKATSAAVPRMLGGYGFMAAMATGEVEARLALALLRLDEINARDHGLATPIHLTRKALAEIGVTTVESAIRITSRWNKAGTILTGHKSLTVLDRASLYSTAHLADCNKVLSSDGVLTPLHHSG
- a CDS encoding MFS transporter; this encodes MTKSPPKNPLPIAIIGGLISSLGLLTAVYFGSGKLTRFDSPLAAYTAATIFAAFAFAYRYLMWIQRPATWRYFVASWKLFMEPKKLVRNIFKLIGLLVNNIVLQKFIGKRSTTRWLAHMGMAWGCLIAFAITFPLSWGWIQFGVAPDGYNYQVEFMSIPQFAFDPNSIVGWLLFNGLNISAFLVLGGIGLAMHRRVFQHGAHAVQSIENDLIPLVLLFAVSITGVMITASYKLMGGAHFSFVSLLHAFTVIILLLWMPFGKLFHVIQRPAQLGVAYYKEAGIEGPKAVCIRSGDEYQSKLHHDDLVEVMKEVGVDFGDHQNLSPAEKRKLIAINQLAAMEDRSFVG
- a CDS encoding carboxymuconolactone decarboxylase family protein codes for the protein MARLPKRYVRFFEDFPEVGKAYETYGEAVATAGPLDEKTRCLMKLAMSFGARLEGGAKSHAHKALQAGATVEELRHVALLAAPTLGFPHMMACLSWIDAVLEEEKP
- a CDS encoding MFS transporter, coding for MPDRAIANRMLILNTIAFTVCFAVWTMYGVLGAFLVDKQIIPISKEQLGWLLGVPILTGSIMRLPVGLLTDRFGGKPVYIGVMLLATAGVASVSFATTFAHLVISGLIFGMSGAAFAVGIAYTSVFFPKEKQGTALGIFGVGNAGSALTTLLAPLALQRLTQEGNELEGWRTLPLIYAACLFGMTILFALFTKNRVTEGASQKTLRTMLAPLKSVRVWRFGAYYFLVFGAFVALAQWLVPYYLNVYGMSLAMAGLMASIFSLPSGLVRALGGWMSDRFGARATMYWVLASCVVLFALVVAPRMDIMSPGEGVLADRAGTVTQVGQDRIQIDDQSYALKTARGSTQTLSSKGSSLSEGTIILPRSQSWQAPVVQVGQKVKKRELLARGVTHVYFQANVWVFTIIVFLAGIMMGIGKAAVYRHIPDYFPNDVGVVGGIVGVIGGLGGFVCPILFGYLLKLTGLWTSCWLLLALISVVCLVWMHVTILKMAKQAPATE
- a CDS encoding molybdenum cofactor guanylyltransferase; amino-acid sequence: MEGQAVTHYDIDHADQSSVLLTGGASRRMGFDKASILIESEPLAVRLARMLREAGWEPTILGRTPLDGYCFHPDNEVERGPLAALRAFCPSSHLVFVLSCDVPLFDGAVARALKSRLGDKEAAIPSINGRLQPLCGVYCRHAWERLSLVDSPRIMDWVEALDVEIVNESDLLRLGVQPEWCRGVNTPSELKTLLQSAKWAVE